A single window of Desulfovibrio sp. G11 DNA harbors:
- the glgP gene encoding alpha-glucan family phosphorylase, which produces MNFNSSLVTLFEVSWEVCNKVGGIHSVVTSKALQAVEHFGEDYFLLGPALKNNPGFEETDEHAWDSLRMGLATRDLKCRLGRWNIPGRPKVILVEFDKRYSSNQLLFEMWKNYGVDSLSGGWDYIEPIMFATACGEVIATIHESRVEPMQGRSVALFHEWMCGAGLLTVKKLTPEVGTVFTTHATTLGRAMAGTGRDIYTNMRNINPANEAAALNITAKWSMESAAAREADAFTTVSPITGEESTVFLGRQPDVITTNGLDLRVIPDYTDDREVPSATRAKIMSAAGRFLRGSLPEHTRIFTISGRYEMHNKGVDIFLEALARADRNLSGTNSSILALCLVMGGHTGVNAAAVSGNPDDTDNGMPFICTHRVWNAPQDPIINACRRLGLDNREERRVKVIFVPAMLDGHDGFFDIPYEEILAACDMGFFPSWYEPWGYTPQESAAWAVPTLTTDLSGFGMWAREQMKEESMDRTGVCVMPRRGMSFDQSVDRLHERVLGAAACPEGELCSWRGHARDLAEKTSWSYFFDNYIKAFDIALAKSDARTDHDSAHGALTRVLTASCSATPFLRPIMAVAEVPHELSRLRELAQNIWWSWHDQAKALFMALNPQLWEACRNPLKMLEEAWPARLKELIANEEYMAMYHKVMDRFDAYMAEPIRSLSVDVTPEHPIVYFSTEYGLNESVPIYSGGLGVLSGDHLKSASDMALPLVGIGLLYKSGYFMQEIDSSGRQVAQYPVNNFGQMPIKQVHDAQGQPVYIQLELPGRILYARVWRLQVGRISLYLMDTDTSRNTDEDRRITDRLYEANRETRLLQEILLGQGGMRLLRTLGIIPGVYHMNEGHSAFMALERVRDCMTQGMSHDEAVVRVRSNTLFTTHTPVPAGNESFSLELMERYFSGMAKNLDLSWQQFVQLGQIEGGDSHAFEMTVLALRLSCWANGVSRLHGVVSRHMWNNLWKGLPTAETPIGHVTNGVHTPSYVGSWMHELLHKHLGAGWLQALPGSTVWDKVDDIPDEAFWAARQHQKEALLDALRKRIPVFAQRFKLDAAVRKRMEALLRPETLIIGFARRFAPYKRATLLFADPDRLARILNNPHRPVVLVFSGKAHPADEAGINLIQEVMRMCQDERFLGRIFFLENYSLSVSRIMSQGCDVWLNTPRRPHEASGTSGMKLPVNGGINLSISDGWWCEGYNRQNGWTIGPVVTTELPSNEQNDYADAEALYNLLENAVLPLYFDRTQGDLPTQWIAMAKRSFKSLTAMYGSNRMLNDYIRQYYLRAARRRNMLAENDWSACRRLAAWEKDLPARFGTVKVEELFISGVENNTMICGEPVSVRLHMHLGEMQPEEILVQLVIGRALVNGSFIDKPEILRLEPRAADHNGESGNGMNYAATYIPTHSGQYRYGVRVLPYHKNLATPLETGLVLWA; this is translated from the coding sequence ATGAATTTCAACTCGTCCCTGGTAACCCTGTTTGAAGTAAGCTGGGAGGTCTGCAACAAGGTGGGGGGCATCCACTCTGTTGTCACCAGCAAGGCCCTCCAGGCCGTGGAGCATTTTGGCGAGGACTATTTTCTTCTTGGTCCGGCCCTCAAGAACAATCCCGGCTTTGAAGAAACAGACGAACATGCCTGGGATTCACTACGTATGGGCCTTGCCACGCGGGACCTCAAGTGCCGCCTGGGTCGATGGAACATACCCGGCCGCCCCAAGGTAATACTGGTGGAATTTGACAAGCGCTATTCCAGCAACCAGCTACTGTTTGAAATGTGGAAAAACTACGGGGTGGACTCGCTCTCCGGCGGCTGGGACTATATTGAGCCGATCATGTTTGCCACAGCCTGCGGCGAGGTTATCGCGACCATACACGAAAGCCGGGTAGAACCGATGCAGGGCCGCAGCGTGGCCCTGTTTCACGAATGGATGTGCGGCGCGGGCCTGCTCACGGTGAAAAAGCTCACCCCTGAAGTGGGTACGGTCTTCACCACCCACGCCACCACCCTGGGCCGCGCCATGGCAGGCACAGGACGTGACATCTACACCAACATGCGCAATATCAATCCCGCCAACGAGGCCGCCGCGCTCAACATCACGGCCAAGTGGTCCATGGAAAGCGCCGCCGCCCGCGAGGCGGACGCCTTCACCACTGTCAGCCCCATAACAGGTGAAGAGTCCACAGTATTTCTGGGTCGCCAGCCTGACGTCATCACCACCAACGGCCTCGACCTGCGGGTCATACCGGACTATACCGACGACCGCGAGGTCCCCTCGGCCACGCGCGCCAAAATCATGAGCGCGGCGGGACGCTTCCTGCGCGGATCCCTGCCGGAGCACACGCGCATCTTCACCATTTCCGGCCGGTACGAAATGCACAACAAGGGTGTGGATATTTTCCTTGAAGCCCTGGCACGCGCCGACCGCAACCTTTCCGGCACAAACAGCTCCATCCTGGCCTTGTGTCTTGTGATGGGCGGGCATACGGGCGTCAACGCGGCCGCGGTTTCCGGCAATCCTGACGATACGGACAACGGCATGCCCTTCATATGCACCCACCGCGTATGGAATGCCCCGCAAGACCCGATCATCAATGCCTGCCGCCGACTGGGCCTTGATAACCGCGAAGAAAGGCGCGTCAAGGTCATCTTTGTACCCGCCATGCTCGACGGCCACGACGGCTTTTTCGACATTCCCTATGAAGAAATACTGGCCGCCTGCGATATGGGCTTTTTTCCTTCATGGTACGAACCGTGGGGCTACACGCCGCAGGAAAGCGCAGCCTGGGCCGTGCCCACCCTTACCACAGACCTTTCGGGTTTCGGCATGTGGGCGCGGGAGCAGATGAAAGAAGAAAGCATGGACCGCACGGGCGTCTGCGTCATGCCGAGGCGCGGCATGAGCTTTGACCAGAGCGTCGACCGGCTGCACGAAAGAGTGCTGGGGGCCGCTGCCTGCCCGGAGGGTGAACTGTGCTCCTGGCGCGGGCATGCCCGTGATCTGGCTGAAAAGACCTCGTGGAGCTATTTTTTCGACAATTATATCAAGGCATTTGACATCGCCCTTGCCAAGTCCGATGCGCGCACCGACCACGATTCCGCGCACGGGGCGCTTACCCGGGTGCTCACGGCGTCCTGCTCGGCCACGCCTTTTCTGCGCCCCATCATGGCTGTTGCCGAGGTTCCGCACGAGCTTTCGCGCCTGCGCGAACTGGCGCAGAACATCTGGTGGAGCTGGCACGATCAGGCCAAGGCCCTGTTTATGGCGCTGAACCCCCAACTGTGGGAGGCATGCCGCAATCCGCTGAAAATGCTTGAAGAAGCCTGGCCTGCCCGCCTCAAAGAGCTTATCGCCAATGAAGAATACATGGCCATGTACCACAAGGTTATGGACAGGTTCGACGCCTACATGGCCGAACCTATCCGCTCACTCAGCGTGGACGTGACGCCCGAACACCCCATTGTCTATTTTTCCACTGAATACGGGCTTAACGAATCCGTGCCCATTTATTCCGGCGGCCTTGGCGTGCTTTCGGGCGACCACCTTAAATCCGCCTCGGACATGGCCCTGCCACTGGTGGGTATCGGCCTGCTCTACAAAAGCGGCTATTTCATGCAGGAAATCGATTCCAGCGGCCGCCAGGTGGCACAATATCCGGTCAACAATTTTGGCCAGATGCCCATAAAGCAGGTGCATGACGCCCAGGGACAGCCCGTATACATACAGCTCGAGCTGCCGGGCCGCATCCTTTACGCCCGGGTATGGCGGTTACAGGTAGGCCGCATAAGCCTCTATCTTATGGACACGGACACCAGCCGCAATACGGACGAGGATAGACGCATCACCGACCGCCTGTATGAGGCCAACCGCGAAACACGCCTGCTGCAGGAAATACTGCTCGGTCAGGGCGGCATGCGCCTGTTGCGCACCCTCGGCATTATCCCCGGCGTTTACCACATGAACGAGGGGCATTCGGCCTTTATGGCCCTTGAGCGCGTGCGGGACTGCATGACCCAGGGCATGAGCCATGACGAAGCTGTGGTGCGTGTACGCTCCAACACACTGTTTACCACCCACACCCCCGTGCCTGCGGGCAACGAATCCTTCTCGCTGGAACTGATGGAACGCTATTTCAGCGGTATGGCAAAAAACCTTGACCTTTCCTGGCAACAGTTCGTGCAGCTCGGGCAGATCGAGGGCGGCGACAGCCACGCCTTTGAAATGACGGTGCTGGCCTTGCGGCTCTCGTGCTGGGCCAACGGCGTCAGCCGCCTCCACGGCGTGGTGTCGCGCCACATGTGGAATAATCTGTGGAAGGGCCTGCCCACGGCCGAAACCCCCATCGGGCATGTTACCAACGGTGTGCATACGCCGTCCTATGTGGGCAGCTGGATGCACGAACTGCTGCATAAACATCTGGGCGCGGGCTGGTTGCAGGCGCTGCCCGGCTCCACCGTGTGGGACAAGGTGGACGACATCCCCGACGAGGCTTTCTGGGCAGCGCGGCAGCATCAGAAAGAAGCCCTGCTCGATGCCCTGCGCAAGCGCATTCCCGTTTTTGCGCAACGCTTCAAACTGGACGCCGCCGTTCGTAAAAGAATGGAAGCCCTGCTGCGGCCCGAAACCCTCATTATCGGCTTTGCCCGGCGTTTCGCGCCTTACAAGCGGGCCACCCTGCTCTTTGCCGATCCCGACCGCCTGGCCCGCATACTCAACAATCCCCACCGCCCCGTGGTGCTTGTTTTTTCCGGCAAGGCGCACCCGGCGGACGAAGCGGGCATCAATCTCATTCAGGAAGTCATGCGCATGTGCCAGGACGAACGCTTTCTCGGGCGCATATTCTTTCTGGAAAACTACAGTCTTTCGGTATCGCGCATCATGTCCCAGGGCTGCGATGTCTGGCTCAACACACCCCGGCGTCCGCACGAGGCCTCCGGCACAAGCGGCATGAAGCTGCCCGTCAACGGCGGCATCAATCTGAGCATCTCTGACGGCTGGTGGTGCGAAGGCTATAACAGGCAGAACGGATGGACCATCGGCCCGGTCGTCACCACCGAACTGCCCAGCAATGAGCAGAACGACTATGCAGACGCCGAGGCCCTGTACAACCTGCTGGAAAATGCCGTGTTGCCGCTCTACTTCGACCGCACCCAGGGCGACCTGCCGACCCAGTGGATCGCCATGGCCAAACGGTCGTTCAAAAGCCTTACGGCCATGTACGGCAGCAACCGCATGCTCAATGATTATATCCGCCAGTATTACCTGCGGGCTGCGCGCCGCCGCAACATGCTGGCCGAAAACGACTGGTCGGCATGCCGCCGCCTTGCCGCCTGGGAAAAGGACCTGCCCGCCCGCTTCGGCACGGTCAAGGTAGAGGAACTTTTCATCAGCGGCGTGGAAAACAATACAATGATCTGCGGCGAGCCGGTAAGTGTGCGCCTGCATATGCACCTGGGCGAAATGCAGCCGGAAGAAATACTCGTACAGCTTGTCATCGGCCGCGCCCTGGTTAACGGCAGTTTCATTGACAAGCCCGAAATACTGCGCCTTGAGCCGCGCGCAGCCGACCACAACGGCGAAAGCGGAAACGGCATGAACTATGCCGCCACCTACATTCCCACCCACAGCGGGCAATACCGCTACGGCGTGCGGGTGCTGCCCTACCACAAAAATCTGGCAACACCGCTTGAAACAGGACTTGTGCTGTGGGCCTGA
- the thiM gene encoding hydroxyethylthiazole kinase has product MTVFADILDTVRRHEPVVHCITNYVTVNDCANMVLAAGGAPIMADDAAEVEDIVALSQALVINIGTLNSRTVESMLVAGRRANSMGKPVVLDPVGAGASALRNSTLQRLLGEVRFAAIKGNASEIGFLAGKDAKARGVDAQDSCLVTEDRLESAAATARHLSESTGAVVVVSGAIDIVAYSGGAWAVRNGHPLMARITGSGCMSAAVMGCCLGVAPYEMPQACLCAVSALGVAGEIAAETMVGGGGEMGGLGGGTGSYRALLLDAMSLLDGLALGSRADVTRIQM; this is encoded by the coding sequence ATGACAGTTTTTGCGGATATTCTTGATACAGTGCGGCGTCATGAGCCGGTGGTGCACTGCATAACGAACTACGTCACGGTTAACGACTGCGCCAATATGGTTCTGGCGGCGGGCGGAGCGCCCATTATGGCCGACGACGCGGCGGAAGTGGAAGATATTGTGGCCCTGTCGCAGGCGCTTGTGATCAATATAGGCACGCTCAATAGCCGCACGGTGGAATCAATGCTGGTCGCGGGCAGGCGGGCCAACAGTATGGGCAAGCCCGTGGTGCTTGATCCTGTGGGTGCGGGGGCCTCGGCCCTGCGCAACAGCACCTTGCAACGGTTGCTGGGCGAAGTTCGTTTTGCGGCCATCAAGGGCAATGCCTCGGAAATAGGTTTTCTGGCCGGCAAAGATGCAAAGGCCAGGGGTGTAGATGCCCAGGACTCTTGCCTTGTGACCGAAGACAGGCTTGAAAGCGCGGCAGCTACGGCCCGCCACTTGAGCGAAAGCACGGGAGCAGTGGTGGTTGTCAGCGGAGCCATTGATATCGTGGCGTATTCCGGTGGCGCTTGGGCCGTGCGCAACGGGCATCCGCTCATGGCGCGTATCACGGGGTCCGGTTGCATGTCGGCTGCGGTTATGGGGTGCTGCCTTGGCGTAGCGCCGTATGAAATGCCCCAGGCGTGCCTGTGCGCTGTCAGCGCTCTGGGGGTTGCCGGAGAGATCGCCGCTGAAACTATGGTAGGTGGCGGCGGGGAGATGGGCGGCCTGGGCGGCGGCACTGGCAGTTACCGGGCGCTGCTGCTGGACGCCATGAGTCTGCTTGACGGGCTGGCGCTTGGCAGCCGGGCTGATGTGACACGCATCCAGATGTAG
- a CDS encoding DsrE family protein: MNYDLCLHIDSNEPAILKLVLKNAANYIKGLPGQRFQLVVVANGPAVTHFTRKNEEFRAVAAPLQDQGLRILLCANALADNSISHDDIWPGCDVVPAGLVEIVRLQREGFAYIKP, encoded by the coding sequence ATGAATTACGATCTCTGCCTGCATATTGACAGCAATGAGCCTGCCATTCTGAAACTGGTGCTGAAAAATGCGGCCAATTATATCAAGGGCCTGCCCGGCCAGCGGTTCCAGCTCGTGGTAGTAGCCAACGGCCCTGCCGTGACCCATTTTACCCGCAAGAACGAAGAATTCCGCGCTGTGGCCGCGCCCCTCCAGGACCAGGGGCTGCGCATCCTGCTCTGCGCCAACGCCCTGGCCGACAACAGCATAAGCCATGACGATATCTGGCCCGGTTGCGATGTTGTACCCGCAGGTCTGGTGGAAATTGTGCGCCTGCAGCGTGAGGGCTTTGCCTACATCAAGCCCTGA
- a CDS encoding autotransporter assembly complex protein TamA, giving the protein MLLAKPAHTAYIAAMRAAPCKKPLNFFRSERAVFFPLPEANPGAGALRCLLLLLLTLCLCGCGLLKPKPDDAMSGQAQEQESLEAAWRGEPVPYSLRIKVEDGPSSLEGKMKSVSQLAQLANEPPDSTLALERRARADVDTAVRLLHSQCYYEGSASFSFDEEARPLRVTLTLVAGPRYTLGRADVVYEPSPDVPAPFKDRQREVGFWGLQTEPVPPPSFPPVLPGVAVGKPVVADTLLDAVEALPEKLRTQGYPLAAVAQARYTLDPEKKQVNADISINPGPPALMGGVDVTGNKGVNAAYLQRLTPWIPGDEPWDTELMDDYANHLRGLGLFRSVEVRPKEELLAGKDAADKSGVPLRSKDGPAVLPIEVAVSELPFRSVGGSARYDTDTGLGVEGFWEHRNLFGNGEKLMVSAPIATQVQGIKAAFEKPAFLVREQRLLASGSALREDTEAYKSTSASASAALERRLSRLWWGSLGAGGQSGSIKENDRTEQFYAYAGPRASVRRDSRNNVLNPTRGSEIILKANPNTGFYGESFTVMAGSLEASGYYAPFRKDGRPDDKLVLAGRVEAGAMSGAALHNIPGSLRYYAGGAGSVRGYAYQSIGPEDKNGDPLGGRSFQVINLEARYKITDDVGLVPFLDGGMVYRDEVPRIIGDMDWGAGLGLRYYTPIGPLRLDVGFPLQPRDGDPPVQIYVSIGQSF; this is encoded by the coding sequence ATGCTTCTTGCTAAGCCCGCACATACGGCGTATATTGCCGCCATGCGTGCTGCACCCTGCAAAAAGCCCCTGAATTTCTTCCGCTCTGAACGCGCCGTGTTCTTTCCCCTGCCTGAGGCGAATCCGGGGGCCGGGGCATTGCGCTGCCTGTTGCTGCTGCTTTTGACGCTGTGCCTTTGCGGTTGCGGCCTTCTGAAGCCCAAACCCGACGATGCCATGTCCGGGCAGGCGCAGGAGCAGGAATCCCTTGAAGCCGCCTGGCGCGGTGAGCCGGTGCCGTACTCCCTGCGCATCAAGGTAGAGGATGGCCCGTCCTCCCTTGAAGGCAAGATGAAATCCGTAAGCCAGCTGGCGCAGCTTGCCAATGAACCGCCCGACAGTACGCTTGCCCTGGAACGCCGCGCCCGCGCCGATGTGGACACGGCCGTTCGCCTTCTGCATTCCCAGTGTTACTATGAAGGTTCGGCCTCTTTCAGCTTTGATGAAGAAGCCAGGCCCCTGCGCGTCACGCTGACCCTTGTGGCAGGGCCGCGCTATACCCTTGGCCGGGCCGACGTAGTCTACGAACCATCGCCGGACGTGCCGGCTCCCTTTAAAGACCGCCAGCGCGAGGTAGGCTTTTGGGGACTGCAAACCGAGCCTGTTCCCCCACCGTCCTTTCCCCCGGTGCTGCCTGGCGTTGCCGTGGGCAAACCTGTTGTGGCAGACACCCTGCTGGACGCGGTGGAGGCCCTGCCGGAAAAGCTGCGCACTCAGGGTTACCCCCTGGCTGCCGTGGCCCAGGCCCGCTACACCCTTGATCCAGAAAAAAAGCAGGTCAATGCCGACATCAGCATCAATCCCGGCCCTCCCGCCCTTATGGGCGGCGTGGACGTGACAGGAAACAAGGGCGTCAATGCCGCCTACCTGCAACGGCTGACCCCCTGGATTCCCGGCGATGAGCCGTGGGACACGGAACTTATGGACGATTACGCCAACCACCTGCGCGGGCTCGGCCTTTTCCGTTCTGTAGAAGTGCGCCCCAAGGAAGAACTGCTGGCCGGAAAAGACGCCGCTGACAAAAGCGGCGTTCCGCTCCGCAGCAAGGACGGCCCTGCCGTGCTGCCCATTGAGGTGGCCGTGAGCGAACTGCCCTTCCGGTCCGTGGGCGGCAGCGCGCGCTACGACACAGATACCGGCCTGGGGGTGGAAGGCTTTTGGGAGCACCGCAATCTTTTCGGCAACGGCGAAAAACTGATGGTCAGCGCCCCTATTGCCACGCAGGTACAGGGCATCAAGGCGGCCTTTGAAAAACCTGCTTTTCTGGTACGCGAGCAGCGTCTGCTGGCCTCCGGCTCGGCCCTGCGCGAAGATACCGAGGCCTACAAAAGTACCTCGGCCAGCGCTTCGGCAGCGCTTGAGCGCCGCCTTTCGCGCCTGTGGTGGGGCAGCCTGGGTGCTGGCGGACAAAGCGGTTCCATCAAGGAAAATGACAGGACCGAACAGTTTTACGCCTATGCAGGTCCCAGAGCCAGCGTACGGCGCGACAGCCGCAACAATGTGCTCAACCCCACGCGCGGCTCTGAGATCATCCTCAAGGCCAATCCCAATACGGGCTTTTATGGCGAAAGTTTTACGGTCATGGCCGGTTCTCTGGAGGCCAGCGGCTACTATGCGCCCTTCCGCAAAGACGGACGCCCCGACGACAAGCTGGTACTGGCTGGCCGGGTAGAAGCCGGGGCCATGTCCGGCGCGGCCCTGCACAATATTCCCGGCAGCCTGCGGTACTATGCGGGTGGGGCCGGCTCTGTACGCGGCTACGCCTACCAGTCCATCGGGCCTGAAGATAAAAACGGCGACCCCCTGGGCGGCCGGTCTTTTCAGGTCATCAACCTTGAGGCACGCTACAAGATCACCGACGACGTGGGCCTTGTTCCGTTTCTGGACGGCGGCATGGTCTACCGGGATGAAGTTCCCCGCATTATCGGCGATATGGACTGGGGCGCGGGCCTGGGTCTGCGTTACTACACGCCCATAGGACCCCTGCGGCTGGATGTGGGTTTTCCCCTGCAACCTAGGGATGGCGACCCGCCGGTTCAAATTTATGTGAGCATAGGGCAGTCTTTCTGA